A single genomic interval of Dromiciops gliroides isolate mDroGli1 chromosome 1, mDroGli1.pri, whole genome shotgun sequence harbors:
- the LOC122739510 gene encoding zinc finger protein 34-like isoform X2, with protein sequence MFSRVLPALRPTKENPREEGMETELLPSDLQESVVFEDVAVYLTQEEWECLDPTQKCLYRDVMLENYENMASLGFSVSKPDVISWLEQEELWVLDMQGSAKRETLRDRYSGCDNRIENKELNPKEKIPEEVEVQWMVSERLTWDVSQGSELSKPDGCVGNLVRQLGKTTRKSLKNSLSQENGFKPVSMRALTGEKSHEYSEFGRNFSLNSNQRVPAGEKSYQQDTCSQCFKCNSQLDNHQSISIAKITCEHNESEKGFSQSSVLNEDQIISIGGKAYECSDFGKTSCHNSSPIQHYMIHAEEKPYKQSECRKDFNQISDLLGHQRNNQREKSYECEECGKAFSQSAHLILHQRIHNGEKPYKYSECGNVYDLSSSLPHYQRTQDIKKPFTCNECGKTFRASASLIQHQRVHNGEKPYGCNKCGKAFNKVSRLICHQRIHTGEKPHECNICGKAFSDRPVLIQHRRVHTGEKPYECKECGKTFSQMSTLIKHQRIHSGEKPYECSECGKAFSQSTCLIYHQRIHTGEKPYHCNECGKAFSARSSLTQHHRIHSGERPYECKECEKTFSNRSCLIKHHRIHTGEKPYECNKCGKGFTQSSNLIKHQRIHTREKSHECNML encoded by the exons ATGTTCTCCAGGGTTTTGCCTGCCCTACGCCCTACTAAGGAAAACCCAAGAGAAGAGGGGATGGAAACCGAACTCCTACCATCTGACCTGCAG GAATCAGTGGTGTTTGAGGATGTGGCTGTGTACCTCACCCAGGAAGAGTGGGAATGTCTGGACCCTACTCAGAAGTGTCTCTACAGAGATGTGATGCTGGAGAATTATGAGAACATGGCCTCACTAG GATTTTCTGTGTCCAAACCTGATGTGATCTCATGGCTGGAGCAAGAAGAGCTATGGGTGCTGGACATGCAAGGATCTGCCAagagagagaccttgagagaCAGGTACTCAG gttgtgATAATAGAATTGAGAACAAGGAGTTGAACCCAAAGGAGAAAATTCCTGAGGAGGTCGAAGTACagtggatggtttcagaaagactcACTTGGGATGTTTCTCAAGGCTCTGAATTAAGTAAACCCGATGGGTGTGTAGGAAATTTAGTGAGACAACTAGGAAAGACTACAAGGAAAAGTCTAAAAAATTCTCTTTCCCAGGAGAATGGTTTTAAACCAGTGTCAATGAGAGCTCTCACTGGGgaaaaaagtcatgaatattcTGAATTTGGGAGAAACTTCAGCCTAAATTCAAATCAGAGGGTTCCTGCAGGAGAGAAATCCTATCAACAGGATACATGTAGCCAGTGTTTTAAATGTAATTCACAGCTCGACAACCATCAAAGTATCAGCATAGCCAAAATTACTTGTGAACATAATGAATCTGAGAAAGGCTTCAGTCAGAGCTCAGTCCtcaatgaggatcaaataatttcCATTGGAGGAAAGGCTTATGAATGTagtgattttggaaaaacctCCTGTCACAACTCCAGTCCTATTCAACATTATATGATTCATGCTGAAGAAAAACCCTATAAGCAAAGTGAATGCAGGAAAGATTTCAATCAGATCTCTGACCTTCTTGGGCATCAGAGAAACAATCAAAGAGAGAAGTCCTATGAATGtgaggaatgtgggaaagcctttagccAAAGTGCACATCTTATcctacatcagagaattcataatGGAGAGAAGCCATATAAATATAGTGAATGTGGGAATGTGTATGATCTGAGCTCCAGTCTTCCTCATTATCAAAGAACACAAGATATAAAGAAGCCCTTTAcctgtaatgaatgtgggaaaacttttAGGGCAAGTGCCTCCCTTATTCAACATCAGAGAGTTCAtaatggagagaaaccttatggatgtaataaatgtggaaaagcctttaaTAAGGTCTCACGTCTTATCTGCCATcaaagaattcacactggagaaaagcCCCATGAATGCAATatatgtgggaaagcctttagtgACCGCCCAGTCCTAATTCAACACCGAAGagttcacactggagaaaaaccctatgaatgtaaggaatgtgggaaaactttcAGTCAGATGTCAACTCTTATTAAACATCAGAGGATACATAGTGGAGAAAAACCCTATGAATgcagtgaatgtgggaaagccttcagtcaGAGTACATGCCTTATTTATCATCAacgaattcatactggagagaaaccctatcattgcaatgaatgtgggaaagcattCAGTGCACGCTCATCCCTTACTCAACATCATAGAATTCACAGTGGAGAGAGACCTTATGAATGCAAAGAATGTGAAAAAACTTTTAGTAATCGTTCATGCCTTATTAAACATCACAGAATTCATACAGGAGAAAAGCCTTACGAATGTAACAAATGTGGGAAAGGCTTTACTCAGAGTTCTAACCTTATTAAACATCAAAGAATTCACACAAGAGAAAAATCCCATGAGTGTAATATGTTATAA
- the LOC122739510 gene encoding zinc finger protein 34-like isoform X1 — protein sequence MFSRVLPALRPTKENPREEGMETELLPSDLQESVVFEDVAVYLTQEEWECLDPTQKCLYRDVMLENYENMASLAGFSVSKPDVISWLEQEELWVLDMQGSAKRETLRDRYSGCDNRIENKELNPKEKIPEEVEVQWMVSERLTWDVSQGSELSKPDGCVGNLVRQLGKTTRKSLKNSLSQENGFKPVSMRALTGEKSHEYSEFGRNFSLNSNQRVPAGEKSYQQDTCSQCFKCNSQLDNHQSISIAKITCEHNESEKGFSQSSVLNEDQIISIGGKAYECSDFGKTSCHNSSPIQHYMIHAEEKPYKQSECRKDFNQISDLLGHQRNNQREKSYECEECGKAFSQSAHLILHQRIHNGEKPYKYSECGNVYDLSSSLPHYQRTQDIKKPFTCNECGKTFRASASLIQHQRVHNGEKPYGCNKCGKAFNKVSRLICHQRIHTGEKPHECNICGKAFSDRPVLIQHRRVHTGEKPYECKECGKTFSQMSTLIKHQRIHSGEKPYECSECGKAFSQSTCLIYHQRIHTGEKPYHCNECGKAFSARSSLTQHHRIHSGERPYECKECEKTFSNRSCLIKHHRIHTGEKPYECNKCGKGFTQSSNLIKHQRIHTREKSHECNML from the exons ATGTTCTCCAGGGTTTTGCCTGCCCTACGCCCTACTAAGGAAAACCCAAGAGAAGAGGGGATGGAAACCGAACTCCTACCATCTGACCTGCAG GAATCAGTGGTGTTTGAGGATGTGGCTGTGTACCTCACCCAGGAAGAGTGGGAATGTCTGGACCCTACTCAGAAGTGTCTCTACAGAGATGTGATGCTGGAGAATTATGAGAACATGGCCTCACTAG CAGGATTTTCTGTGTCCAAACCTGATGTGATCTCATGGCTGGAGCAAGAAGAGCTATGGGTGCTGGACATGCAAGGATCTGCCAagagagagaccttgagagaCAGGTACTCAG gttgtgATAATAGAATTGAGAACAAGGAGTTGAACCCAAAGGAGAAAATTCCTGAGGAGGTCGAAGTACagtggatggtttcagaaagactcACTTGGGATGTTTCTCAAGGCTCTGAATTAAGTAAACCCGATGGGTGTGTAGGAAATTTAGTGAGACAACTAGGAAAGACTACAAGGAAAAGTCTAAAAAATTCTCTTTCCCAGGAGAATGGTTTTAAACCAGTGTCAATGAGAGCTCTCACTGGGgaaaaaagtcatgaatattcTGAATTTGGGAGAAACTTCAGCCTAAATTCAAATCAGAGGGTTCCTGCAGGAGAGAAATCCTATCAACAGGATACATGTAGCCAGTGTTTTAAATGTAATTCACAGCTCGACAACCATCAAAGTATCAGCATAGCCAAAATTACTTGTGAACATAATGAATCTGAGAAAGGCTTCAGTCAGAGCTCAGTCCtcaatgaggatcaaataatttcCATTGGAGGAAAGGCTTATGAATGTagtgattttggaaaaacctCCTGTCACAACTCCAGTCCTATTCAACATTATATGATTCATGCTGAAGAAAAACCCTATAAGCAAAGTGAATGCAGGAAAGATTTCAATCAGATCTCTGACCTTCTTGGGCATCAGAGAAACAATCAAAGAGAGAAGTCCTATGAATGtgaggaatgtgggaaagcctttagccAAAGTGCACATCTTATcctacatcagagaattcataatGGAGAGAAGCCATATAAATATAGTGAATGTGGGAATGTGTATGATCTGAGCTCCAGTCTTCCTCATTATCAAAGAACACAAGATATAAAGAAGCCCTTTAcctgtaatgaatgtgggaaaacttttAGGGCAAGTGCCTCCCTTATTCAACATCAGAGAGTTCAtaatggagagaaaccttatggatgtaataaatgtggaaaagcctttaaTAAGGTCTCACGTCTTATCTGCCATcaaagaattcacactggagaaaagcCCCATGAATGCAATatatgtgggaaagcctttagtgACCGCCCAGTCCTAATTCAACACCGAAGagttcacactggagaaaaaccctatgaatgtaaggaatgtgggaaaactttcAGTCAGATGTCAACTCTTATTAAACATCAGAGGATACATAGTGGAGAAAAACCCTATGAATgcagtgaatgtgggaaagccttcagtcaGAGTACATGCCTTATTTATCATCAacgaattcatactggagagaaaccctatcattgcaatgaatgtgggaaagcattCAGTGCACGCTCATCCCTTACTCAACATCATAGAATTCACAGTGGAGAGAGACCTTATGAATGCAAAGAATGTGAAAAAACTTTTAGTAATCGTTCATGCCTTATTAAACATCACAGAATTCATACAGGAGAAAAGCCTTACGAATGTAACAAATGTGGGAAAGGCTTTACTCAGAGTTCTAACCTTATTAAACATCAAAGAATTCACACAAGAGAAAAATCCCATGAGTGTAATATGTTATAA
- the LOC122739510 gene encoding zinc finger protein 501-like isoform X5 produces the protein MQGSAKRETLRDRYSGCDNRIENKELNPKEKIPEEVEVQWMVSERLTWDVSQGSELSKPDGCVGNLVRQLGKTTRKSLKNSLSQENGFKPVSMRALTGEKSHEYSEFGRNFSLNSNQRVPAGEKSYQQDTCSQCFKCNSQLDNHQSISIAKITCEHNESEKGFSQSSVLNEDQIISIGGKAYECSDFGKTSCHNSSPIQHYMIHAEEKPYKQSECRKDFNQISDLLGHQRNNQREKSYECEECGKAFSQSAHLILHQRIHNGEKPYKYSECGNVYDLSSSLPHYQRTQDIKKPFTCNECGKTFRASASLIQHQRVHNGEKPYGCNKCGKAFNKVSRLICHQRIHTGEKPHECNICGKAFSDRPVLIQHRRVHTGEKPYECKECGKTFSQMSTLIKHQRIHSGEKPYECSECGKAFSQSTCLIYHQRIHTGEKPYHCNECGKAFSARSSLTQHHRIHSGERPYECKECEKTFSNRSCLIKHHRIHTGEKPYECNKCGKGFTQSSNLIKHQRIHTREKSHECNML, from the exons ATGCAAGGATCTGCCAagagagagaccttgagagaCAGGTACTCAG gttgtgATAATAGAATTGAGAACAAGGAGTTGAACCCAAAGGAGAAAATTCCTGAGGAGGTCGAAGTACagtggatggtttcagaaagactcACTTGGGATGTTTCTCAAGGCTCTGAATTAAGTAAACCCGATGGGTGTGTAGGAAATTTAGTGAGACAACTAGGAAAGACTACAAGGAAAAGTCTAAAAAATTCTCTTTCCCAGGAGAATGGTTTTAAACCAGTGTCAATGAGAGCTCTCACTGGGgaaaaaagtcatgaatattcTGAATTTGGGAGAAACTTCAGCCTAAATTCAAATCAGAGGGTTCCTGCAGGAGAGAAATCCTATCAACAGGATACATGTAGCCAGTGTTTTAAATGTAATTCACAGCTCGACAACCATCAAAGTATCAGCATAGCCAAAATTACTTGTGAACATAATGAATCTGAGAAAGGCTTCAGTCAGAGCTCAGTCCtcaatgaggatcaaataatttcCATTGGAGGAAAGGCTTATGAATGTagtgattttggaaaaacctCCTGTCACAACTCCAGTCCTATTCAACATTATATGATTCATGCTGAAGAAAAACCCTATAAGCAAAGTGAATGCAGGAAAGATTTCAATCAGATCTCTGACCTTCTTGGGCATCAGAGAAACAATCAAAGAGAGAAGTCCTATGAATGtgaggaatgtgggaaagcctttagccAAAGTGCACATCTTATcctacatcagagaattcataatGGAGAGAAGCCATATAAATATAGTGAATGTGGGAATGTGTATGATCTGAGCTCCAGTCTTCCTCATTATCAAAGAACACAAGATATAAAGAAGCCCTTTAcctgtaatgaatgtgggaaaacttttAGGGCAAGTGCCTCCCTTATTCAACATCAGAGAGTTCAtaatggagagaaaccttatggatgtaataaatgtggaaaagcctttaaTAAGGTCTCACGTCTTATCTGCCATcaaagaattcacactggagaaaagcCCCATGAATGCAATatatgtgggaaagcctttagtgACCGCCCAGTCCTAATTCAACACCGAAGagttcacactggagaaaaaccctatgaatgtaaggaatgtgggaaaactttcAGTCAGATGTCAACTCTTATTAAACATCAGAGGATACATAGTGGAGAAAAACCCTATGAATgcagtgaatgtgggaaagccttcagtcaGAGTACATGCCTTATTTATCATCAacgaattcatactggagagaaaccctatcattgcaatgaatgtgggaaagcattCAGTGCACGCTCATCCCTTACTCAACATCATAGAATTCACAGTGGAGAGAGACCTTATGAATGCAAAGAATGTGAAAAAACTTTTAGTAATCGTTCATGCCTTATTAAACATCACAGAATTCATACAGGAGAAAAGCCTTACGAATGTAACAAATGTGGGAAAGGCTTTACTCAGAGTTCTAACCTTATTAAACATCAAAGAATTCACACAAGAGAAAAATCCCATGAGTGTAATATGTTATAA
- the LOC122739510 gene encoding zinc finger protein OZF-like isoform X4, whose translation MLENYENMASLAGFSVSKPDVISWLEQEELWVLDMQGSAKRETLRDRYSGCDNRIENKELNPKEKIPEEVEVQWMVSERLTWDVSQGSELSKPDGCVGNLVRQLGKTTRKSLKNSLSQENGFKPVSMRALTGEKSHEYSEFGRNFSLNSNQRVPAGEKSYQQDTCSQCFKCNSQLDNHQSISIAKITCEHNESEKGFSQSSVLNEDQIISIGGKAYECSDFGKTSCHNSSPIQHYMIHAEEKPYKQSECRKDFNQISDLLGHQRNNQREKSYECEECGKAFSQSAHLILHQRIHNGEKPYKYSECGNVYDLSSSLPHYQRTQDIKKPFTCNECGKTFRASASLIQHQRVHNGEKPYGCNKCGKAFNKVSRLICHQRIHTGEKPHECNICGKAFSDRPVLIQHRRVHTGEKPYECKECGKTFSQMSTLIKHQRIHSGEKPYECSECGKAFSQSTCLIYHQRIHTGEKPYHCNECGKAFSARSSLTQHHRIHSGERPYECKECEKTFSNRSCLIKHHRIHTGEKPYECNKCGKGFTQSSNLIKHQRIHTREKSHECNML comes from the exons ATGCTGGAGAATTATGAGAACATGGCCTCACTAG CAGGATTTTCTGTGTCCAAACCTGATGTGATCTCATGGCTGGAGCAAGAAGAGCTATGGGTGCTGGACATGCAAGGATCTGCCAagagagagaccttgagagaCAGGTACTCAG gttgtgATAATAGAATTGAGAACAAGGAGTTGAACCCAAAGGAGAAAATTCCTGAGGAGGTCGAAGTACagtggatggtttcagaaagactcACTTGGGATGTTTCTCAAGGCTCTGAATTAAGTAAACCCGATGGGTGTGTAGGAAATTTAGTGAGACAACTAGGAAAGACTACAAGGAAAAGTCTAAAAAATTCTCTTTCCCAGGAGAATGGTTTTAAACCAGTGTCAATGAGAGCTCTCACTGGGgaaaaaagtcatgaatattcTGAATTTGGGAGAAACTTCAGCCTAAATTCAAATCAGAGGGTTCCTGCAGGAGAGAAATCCTATCAACAGGATACATGTAGCCAGTGTTTTAAATGTAATTCACAGCTCGACAACCATCAAAGTATCAGCATAGCCAAAATTACTTGTGAACATAATGAATCTGAGAAAGGCTTCAGTCAGAGCTCAGTCCtcaatgaggatcaaataatttcCATTGGAGGAAAGGCTTATGAATGTagtgattttggaaaaacctCCTGTCACAACTCCAGTCCTATTCAACATTATATGATTCATGCTGAAGAAAAACCCTATAAGCAAAGTGAATGCAGGAAAGATTTCAATCAGATCTCTGACCTTCTTGGGCATCAGAGAAACAATCAAAGAGAGAAGTCCTATGAATGtgaggaatgtgggaaagcctttagccAAAGTGCACATCTTATcctacatcagagaattcataatGGAGAGAAGCCATATAAATATAGTGAATGTGGGAATGTGTATGATCTGAGCTCCAGTCTTCCTCATTATCAAAGAACACAAGATATAAAGAAGCCCTTTAcctgtaatgaatgtgggaaaacttttAGGGCAAGTGCCTCCCTTATTCAACATCAGAGAGTTCAtaatggagagaaaccttatggatgtaataaatgtggaaaagcctttaaTAAGGTCTCACGTCTTATCTGCCATcaaagaattcacactggagaaaagcCCCATGAATGCAATatatgtgggaaagcctttagtgACCGCCCAGTCCTAATTCAACACCGAAGagttcacactggagaaaaaccctatgaatgtaaggaatgtgggaaaactttcAGTCAGATGTCAACTCTTATTAAACATCAGAGGATACATAGTGGAGAAAAACCCTATGAATgcagtgaatgtgggaaagccttcagtcaGAGTACATGCCTTATTTATCATCAacgaattcatactggagagaaaccctatcattgcaatgaatgtgggaaagcattCAGTGCACGCTCATCCCTTACTCAACATCATAGAATTCACAGTGGAGAGAGACCTTATGAATGCAAAGAATGTGAAAAAACTTTTAGTAATCGTTCATGCCTTATTAAACATCACAGAATTCATACAGGAGAAAAGCCTTACGAATGTAACAAATGTGGGAAAGGCTTTACTCAGAGTTCTAACCTTATTAAACATCAAAGAATTCACACAAGAGAAAAATCCCATGAGTGTAATATGTTATAA
- the LOC122739510 gene encoding zinc finger protein 34-like isoform X3 — translation MVGNSAWSCRSDMLFQESVVFEDVAVYLTQEEWECLDPTQKCLYRDVMLENYENMASLAGFSVSKPDVISWLEQEELWVLDMQGSAKRETLRDRYSGCDNRIENKELNPKEKIPEEVEVQWMVSERLTWDVSQGSELSKPDGCVGNLVRQLGKTTRKSLKNSLSQENGFKPVSMRALTGEKSHEYSEFGRNFSLNSNQRVPAGEKSYQQDTCSQCFKCNSQLDNHQSISIAKITCEHNESEKGFSQSSVLNEDQIISIGGKAYECSDFGKTSCHNSSPIQHYMIHAEEKPYKQSECRKDFNQISDLLGHQRNNQREKSYECEECGKAFSQSAHLILHQRIHNGEKPYKYSECGNVYDLSSSLPHYQRTQDIKKPFTCNECGKTFRASASLIQHQRVHNGEKPYGCNKCGKAFNKVSRLICHQRIHTGEKPHECNICGKAFSDRPVLIQHRRVHTGEKPYECKECGKTFSQMSTLIKHQRIHSGEKPYECSECGKAFSQSTCLIYHQRIHTGEKPYHCNECGKAFSARSSLTQHHRIHSGERPYECKECEKTFSNRSCLIKHHRIHTGEKPYECNKCGKGFTQSSNLIKHQRIHTREKSHECNML, via the exons ATGGTAGGTAACTCAGCCTGGAGCTGCCGCAGTGACATGTTGTTTCAGGAATCAGTGGTGTTTGAGGATGTGGCTGTGTACCTCACCCAGGAAGAGTGGGAATGTCTGGACCCTACTCAGAAGTGTCTCTACAGAGATGTGATGCTGGAGAATTATGAGAACATGGCCTCACTAG CAGGATTTTCTGTGTCCAAACCTGATGTGATCTCATGGCTGGAGCAAGAAGAGCTATGGGTGCTGGACATGCAAGGATCTGCCAagagagagaccttgagagaCAGGTACTCAG gttgtgATAATAGAATTGAGAACAAGGAGTTGAACCCAAAGGAGAAAATTCCTGAGGAGGTCGAAGTACagtggatggtttcagaaagactcACTTGGGATGTTTCTCAAGGCTCTGAATTAAGTAAACCCGATGGGTGTGTAGGAAATTTAGTGAGACAACTAGGAAAGACTACAAGGAAAAGTCTAAAAAATTCTCTTTCCCAGGAGAATGGTTTTAAACCAGTGTCAATGAGAGCTCTCACTGGGgaaaaaagtcatgaatattcTGAATTTGGGAGAAACTTCAGCCTAAATTCAAATCAGAGGGTTCCTGCAGGAGAGAAATCCTATCAACAGGATACATGTAGCCAGTGTTTTAAATGTAATTCACAGCTCGACAACCATCAAAGTATCAGCATAGCCAAAATTACTTGTGAACATAATGAATCTGAGAAAGGCTTCAGTCAGAGCTCAGTCCtcaatgaggatcaaataatttcCATTGGAGGAAAGGCTTATGAATGTagtgattttggaaaaacctCCTGTCACAACTCCAGTCCTATTCAACATTATATGATTCATGCTGAAGAAAAACCCTATAAGCAAAGTGAATGCAGGAAAGATTTCAATCAGATCTCTGACCTTCTTGGGCATCAGAGAAACAATCAAAGAGAGAAGTCCTATGAATGtgaggaatgtgggaaagcctttagccAAAGTGCACATCTTATcctacatcagagaattcataatGGAGAGAAGCCATATAAATATAGTGAATGTGGGAATGTGTATGATCTGAGCTCCAGTCTTCCTCATTATCAAAGAACACAAGATATAAAGAAGCCCTTTAcctgtaatgaatgtgggaaaacttttAGGGCAAGTGCCTCCCTTATTCAACATCAGAGAGTTCAtaatggagagaaaccttatggatgtaataaatgtggaaaagcctttaaTAAGGTCTCACGTCTTATCTGCCATcaaagaattcacactggagaaaagcCCCATGAATGCAATatatgtgggaaagcctttagtgACCGCCCAGTCCTAATTCAACACCGAAGagttcacactggagaaaaaccctatgaatgtaaggaatgtgggaaaactttcAGTCAGATGTCAACTCTTATTAAACATCAGAGGATACATAGTGGAGAAAAACCCTATGAATgcagtgaatgtgggaaagccttcagtcaGAGTACATGCCTTATTTATCATCAacgaattcatactggagagaaaccctatcattgcaatgaatgtgggaaagcattCAGTGCACGCTCATCCCTTACTCAACATCATAGAATTCACAGTGGAGAGAGACCTTATGAATGCAAAGAATGTGAAAAAACTTTTAGTAATCGTTCATGCCTTATTAAACATCACAGAATTCATACAGGAGAAAAGCCTTACGAATGTAACAAATGTGGGAAAGGCTTTACTCAGAGTTCTAACCTTATTAAACATCAAAGAATTCACACAAGAGAAAAATCCCATGAGTGTAATATGTTATAA